One Ictalurus furcatus strain D&B chromosome 21, Billie_1.0, whole genome shotgun sequence genomic region harbors:
- the elk4 gene encoding ETS domain-containing protein Elk-4 isoform X4, with product MDSSVTLWQFLLQLLLDPGNEQLICWTNEDGEFKLLQAEQVAKLWGARKNKPSMNYDKLSRALRYYYDKNIIKKVNGQKFVYRFVSYPDILKADYAARAEGTEASPLPSPEQQPNKGQPVGNKPTKDTFKPGSAAPSQPKSSGRNDYIHSGLYTSFTLTSLQSGTQLFKSIKMENPGEKMAEKKEAAQPPSVIKFGTPPLMKAPTQSVTEKPTPPAQPVQPPIQTSEPEEKQLTPTTPLEVNSGTDAAPMNIILSGISPSLGCPSPSPSTLADSKELIIDTDVESISSQPTELQLQVQPSSESSCSDLSLYLSRSQSGKTSKKPRGLEIMPTLLVSSSDLSPLNLSSPSLPTASLTPAFLQWLQSDLPPCFFFHPFFSTPHSTPLLH from the exons ATGGACAGCTCAGTGACCCTGTGGCAGTtcctgctgcagctgctgctgGACCCTGGCAATGAGCAGCTCATCTGCTGGACCAACGAGGATGGCGAGTTCAAGCTGCTGCAGGCTGAGCAGGTGGCCAAGTTGTGGGGCGCTCGCAAGAACAAGCCCAGCATGAACTACGACAAGCTAAGCCGAGCCCTGCGCTACTACTACGACAAG AACATAATTAAGAAAGTAAACGGGCAGAAGTTTGTATACCGCTTCGTCTCCTACCCGGACATTTTAAAAGCTGATTACGCAGCCCGAGCTGAGGGGACCGAAGCGAGTCCCCTTCCTTCTCCCGAGCAACAACCAAACAAAGGCCAACCAGTGGGCAACAAACCGACCAAGGACACCTTCAAACCAGGCAGTGCGGCTCCGAGCCAGCCCAAATCATCTGGCCGGAACGACTACATCCACTCAGGTCTGTACACGTCCTTCACATTGACCTCTCTCCAGTCAGGAACGCAGCTCTTCAAGTCCATCAAGATGGAAAACCCCGGAGAGAAGATGGCAGAGAAGAAGGAAGCCGCGCAGCCTCCGTCGGTCATCAAATTTGGGACCCCGCCTCTGATGAAAGCGCCTACGCAGAGCGTGACGGAGAAGCCGACTCCGCCCGCGCAGCCGGTTCAGCCCCCGATCCAGACATCAGAGCCTGAGGAAAAGCAGCTCACTCCCACCACGCCGCTCGAGGTGAACTCTGGTACTGACGCAGCACCAATGAACATCATCCTCTCAGGCATTTCTCCTTCTCTGGGATGTCCCTCGCCCTCTCCCAGCACACTCGCCGACTCCAAGGAGCTGATCATTGACACGGACGTCGAGTCCATTTCCTCTCAGCCTACAGAGCTGCAGCTACAG GTTCAACCCTCGTCTGAATCCAGCTGTTCGGACTTGTCTCTGTACCTGAGCCGTAGTCAGAGCGGCAAAACGTCGAAGAAGCCCCGAGGGCTGGAGATCATGCCCACGCTGTTGGTGAGCAGCTCGGACTTGAGTCCACTCAACCTGTCCAGTCCGTCGCTCCCTACAGCCTCGCTCACGCCGGCCTTCCTGCAG TGGCTACAATCCGATCTtccaccttgttttttttttcatccatttttttcAACACCACACAGTACGCCACTATTGCACTGA
- the elk4 gene encoding ETS domain-containing protein Elk-4 isoform X2, with protein MSEESMDSSVTLWQFLLQLLLDPGNEQLICWTNEDGEFKLLQAEQVAKLWGARKNKPSMNYDKLSRALRYYYDKNIIKKVNGQKFVYRFVSYPDILKADYAARAEGTEASPLPSPEQQPNKGQPVGNKPTKDTFKPGSAAPSQPKSSGRNDYIHSGLYTSFTLTSLQSGTQLFKSIKMENPGEKMAEKKEAAQPPSVIKFGTPPLMKAPTQSVTEKPTPPAQPVQPPIQTSEPEEKQLTPTTPLEVNSGTDAAPMNIILSGISPSLGCPSPSPSTLADSKELIIDTDVESISSQPTELQLQVQPSSESSCSDLSLYLSRSQSGKTSKKPRGLEIMPTLLVSSSDLSPLNLSSPSLPTASLTPAFLQRLVIRTVDGSNAPVLETPLLLTPSPLLSNIHFWSTLSPVAPISPARRQGAHTLFQFPSVLSSSQFSVPVHSLDGTNTPGPLSPDPQKT; from the exons ATGAGTG AGGAGAGCATGGACAGCTCAGTGACCCTGTGGCAGTtcctgctgcagctgctgctgGACCCTGGCAATGAGCAGCTCATCTGCTGGACCAACGAGGATGGCGAGTTCAAGCTGCTGCAGGCTGAGCAGGTGGCCAAGTTGTGGGGCGCTCGCAAGAACAAGCCCAGCATGAACTACGACAAGCTAAGCCGAGCCCTGCGCTACTACTACGACAAG AACATAATTAAGAAAGTAAACGGGCAGAAGTTTGTATACCGCTTCGTCTCCTACCCGGACATTTTAAAAGCTGATTACGCAGCCCGAGCTGAGGGGACCGAAGCGAGTCCCCTTCCTTCTCCCGAGCAACAACCAAACAAAGGCCAACCAGTGGGCAACAAACCGACCAAGGACACCTTCAAACCAGGCAGTGCGGCTCCGAGCCAGCCCAAATCATCTGGCCGGAACGACTACATCCACTCAGGTCTGTACACGTCCTTCACATTGACCTCTCTCCAGTCAGGAACGCAGCTCTTCAAGTCCATCAAGATGGAAAACCCCGGAGAGAAGATGGCAGAGAAGAAGGAAGCCGCGCAGCCTCCGTCGGTCATCAAATTTGGGACCCCGCCTCTGATGAAAGCGCCTACGCAGAGCGTGACGGAGAAGCCGACTCCGCCCGCGCAGCCGGTTCAGCCCCCGATCCAGACATCAGAGCCTGAGGAAAAGCAGCTCACTCCCACCACGCCGCTCGAGGTGAACTCTGGTACTGACGCAGCACCAATGAACATCATCCTCTCAGGCATTTCTCCTTCTCTGGGATGTCCCTCGCCCTCTCCCAGCACACTCGCCGACTCCAAGGAGCTGATCATTGACACGGACGTCGAGTCCATTTCCTCTCAGCCTACAGAGCTGCAGCTACAG GTTCAACCCTCGTCTGAATCCAGCTGTTCGGACTTGTCTCTGTACCTGAGCCGTAGTCAGAGCGGCAAAACGTCGAAGAAGCCCCGAGGGCTGGAGATCATGCCCACGCTGTTGGTGAGCAGCTCGGACTTGAGTCCACTCAACCTGTCCAGTCCGTCGCTCCCTACAGCCTCGCTCACGCCGGCCTTCCTGCAG AGGCTTGTTATTCGGACAGTAGATGGCAGTAACGCACCAGTTTTGGAG ACACCCTTGTTGCTCACACCAAGCCCTCTGCTCTCCAACATCCATTTCTGGAGCACGCTCAGTCCCGTCGCTCCCATCAGCCCGGCCCGAAGACAAGGCGCGCACACACTCTTTCAG TTTCCGTCCgtcctgagctccagccagttCTCAGTGCCGGTACACAGTCTGGACGGCACCAACACACCAGGACCGCTTTCTCCAGACCCACAGAAGACATaa
- the elk4 gene encoding ETS domain-containing protein Elk-4 isoform X1, with translation MDSSVTLWQFLLQLLLDPGNEQLICWTNEDGEFKLLQAEQVAKLWGARKNKPSMNYDKLSRALRYYYDKNIIKKVNGQKFVYRFVSYPDILKADYAARAEGTEASPLPSPEQQPNKGQPVGNKPTKDTFKPGSAAPSQPKSSGRNDYIHSGLYTSFTLTSLQSGTQLFKSIKMENPGEKMAEKKEAAQPPSVIKFGTPPLMKAPTQSVTEKPTPPAQPVQPPIQTSEPEEKQLTPTTPLEVNSGTDAAPMNIILSGISPSLGCPSPSPSTLADSKELIIDTDVESISSQPTELQLQVQPSSESSCSDLSLYLSRSQSGKTSKKPRGLEIMPTLLVSSSDLSPLNLSSPSLPTASLTPAFLQTPLLLTPSPLLSNIHFWSTLSPVAPISPARRQGAHTLFQFPSVLSSSQFSVPVHSLDGTNTPGPLSPDPQKT, from the exons ATGGACAGCTCAGTGACCCTGTGGCAGTtcctgctgcagctgctgctgGACCCTGGCAATGAGCAGCTCATCTGCTGGACCAACGAGGATGGCGAGTTCAAGCTGCTGCAGGCTGAGCAGGTGGCCAAGTTGTGGGGCGCTCGCAAGAACAAGCCCAGCATGAACTACGACAAGCTAAGCCGAGCCCTGCGCTACTACTACGACAAG AACATAATTAAGAAAGTAAACGGGCAGAAGTTTGTATACCGCTTCGTCTCCTACCCGGACATTTTAAAAGCTGATTACGCAGCCCGAGCTGAGGGGACCGAAGCGAGTCCCCTTCCTTCTCCCGAGCAACAACCAAACAAAGGCCAACCAGTGGGCAACAAACCGACCAAGGACACCTTCAAACCAGGCAGTGCGGCTCCGAGCCAGCCCAAATCATCTGGCCGGAACGACTACATCCACTCAGGTCTGTACACGTCCTTCACATTGACCTCTCTCCAGTCAGGAACGCAGCTCTTCAAGTCCATCAAGATGGAAAACCCCGGAGAGAAGATGGCAGAGAAGAAGGAAGCCGCGCAGCCTCCGTCGGTCATCAAATTTGGGACCCCGCCTCTGATGAAAGCGCCTACGCAGAGCGTGACGGAGAAGCCGACTCCGCCCGCGCAGCCGGTTCAGCCCCCGATCCAGACATCAGAGCCTGAGGAAAAGCAGCTCACTCCCACCACGCCGCTCGAGGTGAACTCTGGTACTGACGCAGCACCAATGAACATCATCCTCTCAGGCATTTCTCCTTCTCTGGGATGTCCCTCGCCCTCTCCCAGCACACTCGCCGACTCCAAGGAGCTGATCATTGACACGGACGTCGAGTCCATTTCCTCTCAGCCTACAGAGCTGCAGCTACAG GTTCAACCCTCGTCTGAATCCAGCTGTTCGGACTTGTCTCTGTACCTGAGCCGTAGTCAGAGCGGCAAAACGTCGAAGAAGCCCCGAGGGCTGGAGATCATGCCCACGCTGTTGGTGAGCAGCTCGGACTTGAGTCCACTCAACCTGTCCAGTCCGTCGCTCCCTACAGCCTCGCTCACGCCGGCCTTCCTGCAG ACACCCTTGTTGCTCACACCAAGCCCTCTGCTCTCCAACATCCATTTCTGGAGCACGCTCAGTCCCGTCGCTCCCATCAGCCCGGCCCGAAGACAAGGCGCGCACACACTCTTTCAG TTTCCGTCCgtcctgagctccagccagttCTCAGTGCCGGTACACAGTCTGGACGGCACCAACACACCAGGACCGCTTTCTCCAGACCCACAGAAGACATaa
- the elk4 gene encoding ETS domain-containing protein Elk-4 isoform X3, whose translation MDSSVTLWQFLLQLLLDPGNEQLICWTNEDGEFKLLQAEQVAKLWGARKNKPSMNYDKLSRALRYYYDKNIIKKVNGQKFVYRFVSYPDILKADYAARAEGTEASPLPSPEQQPNKGQPVGNKPTKDTFKPGSAAPSQPKSSGRNDYIHSGLYTSFTLTSLQSGTQLFKSIKMENPGEKMAEKKEAAQPPSVIKFGTPPLMKAPTQSVTEKPTPPAQPVQPPIQTSEPEEKQLTPTTPLEVNSGTDAAPMNIILSGISPSLGCPSPSPSTLADSKELIIDTDVESISSQPTELQLQVQPSSESSCSDLSLYLSRSQSGKTSKKPRGLEIMPTLLVSSSDLSPLNLSSPSLPTASLTPAFLQRLVIRTVDGSNAPVLETPLLLTPSPLLSNIHFWSTLSPVAPISPARRQGAHTLFQFPSVLSSSQFSVPVHSLDGTNTPGPLSPDPQKT comes from the exons ATGGACAGCTCAGTGACCCTGTGGCAGTtcctgctgcagctgctgctgGACCCTGGCAATGAGCAGCTCATCTGCTGGACCAACGAGGATGGCGAGTTCAAGCTGCTGCAGGCTGAGCAGGTGGCCAAGTTGTGGGGCGCTCGCAAGAACAAGCCCAGCATGAACTACGACAAGCTAAGCCGAGCCCTGCGCTACTACTACGACAAG AACATAATTAAGAAAGTAAACGGGCAGAAGTTTGTATACCGCTTCGTCTCCTACCCGGACATTTTAAAAGCTGATTACGCAGCCCGAGCTGAGGGGACCGAAGCGAGTCCCCTTCCTTCTCCCGAGCAACAACCAAACAAAGGCCAACCAGTGGGCAACAAACCGACCAAGGACACCTTCAAACCAGGCAGTGCGGCTCCGAGCCAGCCCAAATCATCTGGCCGGAACGACTACATCCACTCAGGTCTGTACACGTCCTTCACATTGACCTCTCTCCAGTCAGGAACGCAGCTCTTCAAGTCCATCAAGATGGAAAACCCCGGAGAGAAGATGGCAGAGAAGAAGGAAGCCGCGCAGCCTCCGTCGGTCATCAAATTTGGGACCCCGCCTCTGATGAAAGCGCCTACGCAGAGCGTGACGGAGAAGCCGACTCCGCCCGCGCAGCCGGTTCAGCCCCCGATCCAGACATCAGAGCCTGAGGAAAAGCAGCTCACTCCCACCACGCCGCTCGAGGTGAACTCTGGTACTGACGCAGCACCAATGAACATCATCCTCTCAGGCATTTCTCCTTCTCTGGGATGTCCCTCGCCCTCTCCCAGCACACTCGCCGACTCCAAGGAGCTGATCATTGACACGGACGTCGAGTCCATTTCCTCTCAGCCTACAGAGCTGCAGCTACAG GTTCAACCCTCGTCTGAATCCAGCTGTTCGGACTTGTCTCTGTACCTGAGCCGTAGTCAGAGCGGCAAAACGTCGAAGAAGCCCCGAGGGCTGGAGATCATGCCCACGCTGTTGGTGAGCAGCTCGGACTTGAGTCCACTCAACCTGTCCAGTCCGTCGCTCCCTACAGCCTCGCTCACGCCGGCCTTCCTGCAG AGGCTTGTTATTCGGACAGTAGATGGCAGTAACGCACCAGTTTTGGAG ACACCCTTGTTGCTCACACCAAGCCCTCTGCTCTCCAACATCCATTTCTGGAGCACGCTCAGTCCCGTCGCTCCCATCAGCCCGGCCCGAAGACAAGGCGCGCACACACTCTTTCAG TTTCCGTCCgtcctgagctccagccagttCTCAGTGCCGGTACACAGTCTGGACGGCACCAACACACCAGGACCGCTTTCTCCAGACCCACAGAAGACATaa
- the elk4 gene encoding ETS domain-containing protein Elk-4 isoform X5, which translates to MDSSVTLWQFLLQLLLDPGNEQLICWTNEDGEFKLLQAEQVAKLWGARKNKPSMNYDKLSRALRYYYDKNIIKKVNGQKFVYRFVSYPDILKADYAARAEGTEASPLPSPEQQPNKGQPVGNKPTKDTFKPGSAAPSQPKSSGRNDYIHSGLYTSFTLTSLQSGTQLFKSIKMENPGEKMAEKKEAAQPPSVIKFGTPPLMKAPTQSVTEKPTPPAQPVQPPIQTSEPEEKQLTPTTPLEVNSGTDAAPMNIILSGISPSLGCPSPSPSTLADSKELIIDTDVESISSQPTELQLQTQKTTSGYDTEHVHSTSLVDHGEAYSEWNLSY; encoded by the exons ATGGACAGCTCAGTGACCCTGTGGCAGTtcctgctgcagctgctgctgGACCCTGGCAATGAGCAGCTCATCTGCTGGACCAACGAGGATGGCGAGTTCAAGCTGCTGCAGGCTGAGCAGGTGGCCAAGTTGTGGGGCGCTCGCAAGAACAAGCCCAGCATGAACTACGACAAGCTAAGCCGAGCCCTGCGCTACTACTACGACAAG AACATAATTAAGAAAGTAAACGGGCAGAAGTTTGTATACCGCTTCGTCTCCTACCCGGACATTTTAAAAGCTGATTACGCAGCCCGAGCTGAGGGGACCGAAGCGAGTCCCCTTCCTTCTCCCGAGCAACAACCAAACAAAGGCCAACCAGTGGGCAACAAACCGACCAAGGACACCTTCAAACCAGGCAGTGCGGCTCCGAGCCAGCCCAAATCATCTGGCCGGAACGACTACATCCACTCAGGTCTGTACACGTCCTTCACATTGACCTCTCTCCAGTCAGGAACGCAGCTCTTCAAGTCCATCAAGATGGAAAACCCCGGAGAGAAGATGGCAGAGAAGAAGGAAGCCGCGCAGCCTCCGTCGGTCATCAAATTTGGGACCCCGCCTCTGATGAAAGCGCCTACGCAGAGCGTGACGGAGAAGCCGACTCCGCCCGCGCAGCCGGTTCAGCCCCCGATCCAGACATCAGAGCCTGAGGAAAAGCAGCTCACTCCCACCACGCCGCTCGAGGTGAACTCTGGTACTGACGCAGCACCAATGAACATCATCCTCTCAGGCATTTCTCCTTCTCTGGGATGTCCCTCGCCCTCTCCCAGCACACTCGCCGACTCCAAGGAGCTGATCATTGACACGGACGTCGAGTCCATTTCCTCTCAGCCTACAGAGCTGCAGCTACAG acccaaaagacaacctctggatatgacactgagcacgtgcattcaacttctttggtcgaccatggcgaggcctattctgagtggaacctgtcctattaa